Below is a window of Chryseobacterium arthrosphaerae DNA.
CAGCAGAACATCCGTGAGAATGCAGATGAAGATATGATTTCCGTGATCTTTGAAAACTATAAGGAAGGTCAGATTGTAGGAATGATGAAAGCTGCCCATCCTTACGAAGAGGTAGCCTATCAGATATACAGTCTCGATAACAAAAACCATCATGCAGGATTGGGAATGTACGGTGAGCTGGAAGAAGAAATGGACGAAAGAGATTTCTTACAAATGGTGAAAGAAAAATTCGGACTGGAAGTGATCAAGCACTCGGCATTTAACGATAAAAAGATCAGAAGAGTAGGGGTGCTTGGAGGATCCGGGGCCAGCGGAATAAGAGCTGCAGCTTCCAGGAAATGTGATGCTTACCTTACCGGAGATCTTAAATATCACGATTATTTTCTGGCGGAGTCTAAAATGCTGATCTGTGATATAGGACATTATGAATCAGAACAATTTGTAAGTCAACAATTATTTGAAATTTTATCACAAAAATTTAGTACATTTGCAATTTCAAAATCTATTGAAAAAACAAACCCAGTAAATTATTTCATTTAAATATGGCAAAAACCAACGATATTTCAGTTGAAGAAAAATTAAGAGCTTTATACGATTTACAGATCATTGATTCAAGATTGGATGAAATCCGAAATACTAGAGGAGAATTGCCAATTGAAGTTGAAGATCTTGAAATCGAGATTGAAGGTCTTGAAAAAAGAGCTGAAAAATTTCATGCAGATATCAAAGATCAGGAAGATCAGATCAAAACGAAGCATGAAGTAATCAACCATGCAAAAACTTTAATTGAGAAATACAAATCTCAGCAGGATAATGTAAGAAACAATAAAGAATTTGAAGCATTAGGAAAAGAAATTGAATTCCAGGATCTTGAAATTCAGCTTGCTGAAAAAAGAATTAAAGAATTCGGAGCTAAAATCGCTCACAAAAACGAAACTTTAAGTGAACTGAATGCTAAGATCAACGATCTGAAAAATCACCTGAAATTCAAGAAAGAAGAATTGGAAGGTTTGATTTCTGAAACTCAGAAAGAAGAAGAATATCTTCTGGAGCAGTCTAAAGAATTCGCCGGTAAAATTGATGAAAGATTATTGGCTTCTTACAACAGAATCAGAACAAACTCTATCAACGGTCTTGCCGTAGTAGGATTGGAAAGAGGAGCTCCGAAAGGATCTTTCTTTAC
It encodes the following:
- a CDS encoding zinc ribbon domain-containing protein gives rise to the protein MAKTNDISVEEKLRALYDLQIIDSRLDEIRNTRGELPIEVEDLEIEIEGLEKRAEKFHADIKDQEDQIKTKHEVINHAKTLIEKYKSQQDNVRNNKEFEALGKEIEFQDLEIQLAEKRIKEFGAKIAHKNETLSELNAKINDLKNHLKFKKEELEGLISETQKEEEYLLEQSKEFAGKIDERLLASYNRIRTNSINGLAVVGLERGAPKGSFFTIPPQKQMEIAQRKKIIIDEHSGKILVDDELVMEENEKMKSVIKF